In Ananas comosus cultivar F153 linkage group 10, ASM154086v1, whole genome shotgun sequence, the sequence AGGGATATCCAGAACAGGCGGGATATCCCTCCAACACAATGGTTTTGGAACAACGGTTGTTTCcggcttaacgggttgttccgAACAACCGTGTAAAGCTTGTTCTCGCCTTTTAAGAAGTCTGGAACAAGAGAttttggcttctttttttttctggccttttaaattgtttatactttatttaattaatttcaaataaattaaatgaatgctcaaatttaataaaataaatattagtctaaatattatttttatgataatatattatacttaattttattatataatataaattaattaaatgatatatattttattttatataagttttattatttatataattaatatttaattattttattttatattaattattatatacataaaatcgttttttcatatattatatattttaatttgtattgaaatttatactttaaatttttatgataaatatattatacttaaattttttattaatattaatataaatttaattaaattgatatatattttattttattaagttttatcatttatatattaatatttattattttattattaagtattatttacataaaatcattttttcatatattatatatattttttaatgtggtatgaaatttatacttaaaattttatgataatatattttatacttaaatttattatataatataaattaattaaatttgatatattttttattttattaactttatcatttatactatatttaattatatatttttttatttgtattgaaatttatactaatattaattaaaaatatagggatattgttatagctattatactttattcattaatatattatgaataaattatagaaaataaattattacataaaataaattattatatataataaaataaaatatattattttaaattagattcttacataaaatattatattataaattactatatgaaataattttataaataattttatataaaatatactaatataaattaattattttatttttaaaaatatatttagacgttgttctagactttttatccaaacgctattaaggatatcctctagaatatcctcgaatgcatccaaacacaaatttacaattgttctatcttgtaCCGGAATATCCCCTGTTctcgggaacaacaaaagttgttctctaaaatttagttctccaaccaaacgcaaCCATATATGAGATTTACCAGGAAACGGTCGATTGGTTAGTTTTCGTTCCAAAAGGCTGaacttttttccaaaaaaagaaaaaaaaaaagacaaactaAAACCAGTTGAACTTGTTGGTATAGGCAAGAAACCGTTGAATTTGTGGGTCCACACCGTAAATACTGGCCAGCTCAAGAACGTTGTTCatcaaatagagaaaaaaaaaaaaaaaaaaaaaaaaaaaaaaaaaaaaaaaaaaaaaagaaaaagaaaaaaaaaggtaaaagttaaaaaacaaagaaaaaaaagaaaataatgctCGAGATGGAATTCAAACATCAACTACAAACCATTTATGtgaacaaattaattatttattataatttctttgcaccctagttttttttttaattgaatattTGATCCTTAAAATCTTTCACATCATTTGATGGCTCCATTCATTATCAAAACATAGGCGATAAGGACTAAAAAGAGATTTCTCCGCAAATGTTGTTATGGTTACAACCACTATTAACGTGTCATAATAAAATGAATGTGTCATAATAAAATGTCTATAGATATGCATTAGTCAATCACCAGGACTACTTGTATAtacaattatataaaatttatatttaaaaaatttaataggaGTAATAACTACGTAACGAGACTTAAGTTTTTGATTTAATTCTTCTTTTCCAAACCAATGCTGCTAGTAGTACCTATAAATAATGCCTAGCTAGAGATTATGTTGTCAAACACATTTTTGATGTCAGTTTCCAACGTAATTTTATACCATTTGAGACAAACAGAATAGTTTTCAAAAACAAAAGTCTAAAAAACATTCAAAATAGCTTCCAATCATTTCTTctctaatattataaaattattgcataatattataaaattattgcaTCGTCGCATTGATCGATGCATCCGATCATGGAAGAAGCACGCACGATTTTTCACGCACTTCTTTTGTTAAGATGGAAAgcgttttcaaatttttttaaaaaaacgttTTAAAGCATAAAAGCATGGGCCATTAACTACTGCAGTAAAAAAGAATTGAGCATTAAaaatactcaaaattttattaacctTTAAAGATATAAAAGAGGAAATATTTCAAAGAAAAGTGTTTTTAAAACGCATGAAGAACCCGAAGCCCACGCGAGAGTCCAAAAATGAAGACCCACTCAACAGTGGGCGTTGGGCGCTTCACTGTAACGCGCGTTGAGTGCCACAGCCCGCCaacagctgcagcagcagaGGCAGATCACAGGTCTCTCCTTCCCCACCCACCCCGCATCTCTGCTCTGAAACGAACAACACCCCCGCCAATCCCCTCCGACGTGACGTAGCACTGCATGCACCGTCCATCAGCACCTGGGCCCCACCCCGGCCCAGGAAGTCTACTACCGTATTACAGTTACACTAAATACCAATATCCAACCAATCATATCTCtcacttcttttttaaaaaatatgtaataaaagaaagttaataattatgataaaaaattaaatcaaaataaatataataattaaaaatactatataaataatataactaattcattctaaattttttttcttaactcttGTCTCCATTCTCTTAGGTAATGTTGGTTAGGAGATAGAAATAGACTCTTATCCCTCCTTTATATTCAACAGTTAATTTTTATCCGAAAATAATAGTTTTGATTATCTATAATAACCAGTTATTACTATttccaccaacaccttcattttctatataaactacctaatattttttttatttcatattatctattcaaacgctattttttattttcatatttgtatctattcatgtaatagctagttcttatttataccggAACATCcctgtaataactagttcttattATACCAGAACAAACGGTACCTTATTACTTACGTGCCACCTCCCTGCTACTCACGCTTCTCTATAGCTCCACACTAGCGAACAAATCATTCGTACTGTACGTACTTCTGCAGCACGCAGCAAAATAAACTCAATTAATTACACTGCATAacaaagttttaaataaaagtcattagaGCAGAACAAAAGCCCAGGGGCATTAGCGTCATTACACATGCAACACAGCATAAGACGAGGAGAAAAGCAACAGCTTAGCAATAGTAATTAGTCGTAATCATAAGTCAAACATATAGCATGCGTTGGAAGGACGAGATCGGTTGTTAAACAAGCTAGAACGTCCAGAGGCAATCCAGCTCGGTGGACCCCACCGGCATCATCATCTGGTGGGGGACCCTGCTGCCCAGCTCCGCCTTCCGCTCGAGGTCGGCCAGAACCgggcagcggcggcagcggcggcgcgaggcCGGAGAGGAAGAACGGGAGCTGGAGGTTCTCCTGGAGCGAGCGGAGGCACGGAAACGCCAACCCAACGTTAACATTAGTAGCAGCGGTAGCAGCGGCAGTGGTGCCCACCCGGCCGAAGAGCGGTGGCGGTGTGGCCTCGTTGCCGAGGAGGTGGGATGCGGTGGTGGAGAAGCAGGGCACGGGCTCCCTATCAGTGCTCTCGTAGGAGCAGCTCTCGCGATCTGCAGAGGCGAATGAGGAGGCGGCGCCGGCAAAGGGCGAGGAATCGAGCAGCAGCGGGAGCGAGCTGGAGGACTGCGAGCCGACGCCACCGCCTGCGGCATCAGAATTGGAAGGGCCAGCCAGGCCGAGGCGCGTCTTCTTGCCGCCGCCAATCTTCTGGAACACCCGAGAAACCACCCATTCGTCCTGCGCATGCAGGAACAAAACATCTCCGTTAACCCAATCCCTCCCATATTTTGTTCGATTTCAAATGGTTCTAACGTTAAACTTTAGTGATTTCAAAAGCTTAGGATTTAAAAAGGCGTAGATGAAAGGATCTTAATAAGgacaaagaataataataatttttagttgaTTGATAATTAGAGAGCTGTGCACACGATAGAGATGCGACAAATGAGAGGACAAGCTACGATAGCAGCACAAGGGCTTTTGATGCGTGTACAATTTTGTCTCGCTTTTTCCCAATTAATCCAAACGAAATGAGTAGCTTTTCAGTAAGAAAATCTTTCACCCTTTACGAAGGAAATCGCATCATAAAGACGCTTTAACCTCCAACACAACAAACCAAGATACCGCTCAACTAAAGAAAGGGAAACATCATTATACCTCAGATCATCACAGAAGCTTTGAAATAAAACCAATCACCAAAAAGGAAATTACAAGGAAACACCCTAACAATAATTCGAAGGATTCCTCTCTACTCTTCATACATTCTCCCAGGATGAAATAAACAGTGTTTACTTAAGTTAGTCCAAAATGTTATGCTTTTTATATATGTAGTTAATGTGTTAGCGCTTCAATTGGTTCACAAACGCAACCTGAGTGTGTCATAAAAATAGTTCCTCCTTGGTTGGACTAATGCTCATTAAAAAAAGAGTATTAATATATAGCCTATACCAACAATCTAATTTCTTTCAAGTTTTCATTTAAAAtggtatataaaattaaaatagaattttttaaaagattaatttattAGTGCGTCCATTCACCTCAAGCTCAATCAAATGTTGACAGACGCATCAACGTACACAATATGTTACGACACCCTAACCATTTCCCGATAAATACCACACACACTAAGGACGCGAAAAGATTCAGCGCATTTGGATTACAAAAGAATGACTAATAAGAGTCAGCTTTTTTTTCATATCATGTTAAAATCAGAAAATTAAAACCATGATAAATAATGAGATACATGTAATAACTAAATAAACTAATATTGATGCAGGATCCGACTTTTCTGATACCATGTTGtgtcaaaaacaaaaaaattaaaccgATAAATAATAAGATACAAAGTAACGGTTGAATAAGCgtaatgataatatatatatgtaccttGGAGGATCTGGAGAGAAAGTGGTAGGCGAACTTCCCATCGAGGCGATACTCGTGCATGACCCAGTTGCTCTTCTCCCCCTTGGGG encodes:
- the LOC109716665 gene encoding LOW QUALITY PROTEIN: protein CUP-SHAPED COTYLEDON 2-like (The sequence of the model RefSeq protein was modified relative to this genomic sequence to represent the inferred CDS: inserted 2 bases in 1 codon), whose amino-acid sequence is MESYAAQHHRFDSGDAQLPPGFRFHPTDEELITYYLLKKVLDGGFTGRAIAEIDLNKCEPWELPEKAKMGEKEWYFFSLRDRKYPTGLRTNRATEAGYWKATGKDREIFSSRTGSLVGMKKTLVFYRGRAPKGEKSNWVMHEYRLDGKFAYHFLSRSSKDEWVVSRVFQKIGGGKKTRLGLAGPSNSDAAGGGVGSQSSSSLPLLLDSSPFAGAASSFASADRESCSYESTDREPVPCFSTTASHLLGNEATPPPLFGRVGTTAAATAATNVNVGLAFPCLRSLQENLQLPFFLSGLAPPLPPLPGSXADLERKAELGSRVPHQMMMPVGSTELDCLWTF